One Candidatus Dadabacteria bacterium genomic region harbors:
- a CDS encoding IS5/IS1182 family transposase encodes MEQLDFGEEDRYVRLDDKKDPLVKLNAIIPWEMFRSRLRSVWRKPEKQRKSSAGRKPWDEIVMFKTIILCALYNL; translated from the coding sequence GTGGAACAGCTGGATTTCGGAGAAGAGGACAGGTACGTGAGACTTGATGACAAGAAAGACCCTTTGGTCAAGCTAAACGCGATTATCCCCTGGGAGATGTTTCGTTCCCGCCTCAGGTCGGTGTGGCGGAAGCCCGAGAAGCAACGCAAGTCAAGCGCGGGGCGCAAGCCGTGGGACGAGATAGTGATGTTCAAGACGATAATTCTGTGCGCTCTTTACAATCTGT